In Sylvia atricapilla isolate bSylAtr1 chromosome 27, bSylAtr1.pri, whole genome shotgun sequence, one genomic interval encodes:
- the C27H17orf113 gene encoding uncharacterized protein C17orf113 homolog, which translates to MVPPGKKPAGETSNSNKKCKRYFNEHWKEEFTWLEFDYERKLMFCIECRQALVKNKHGKAENAFTVGTDNFQRHALLRHVTSGAHRQALAVNREQLAFETRVRGHPELRSVIKVEVNPAKVAVLTTVYWMAKEEIPDEKCSSLLNFQKFNLCQALLASEHSEYYHPGSVREMQAAIAKVLHNEDRHRIKASPFIGLVVDETVDVLEHRSLAMFTTTVSPCNGQTSTTFLGSFELPTGEASTVAGKVCEVMRSFGIPTMKLTWLSADSASLVAERLSGVGTALTSLCPLLTEVHCLSHGTSLLLAESISTIEYLQKYETTVDAVYRLYSSFQGEGDSLQELRRVLDLCEIDLGSPKAIHWTSIFPAVEAIDSSWPTLVLLLESEAERSPVARGLCEELKKFQFVAFTKILLDVLPIFQNLSRFFQIEDFDLSILKPIVSATATTLQAQQSTSGQNLQEFLSEMNKQPQDAREGESRLYYKGVELANCSQVHLKHFEHLKESYLESVRGNLLDRFPSSVLEAISSFSAIFNPKCYPQSLEDIGSYGVSELNFLLQVYSRVVVSERALSDFPLFKRIVFSLSQLSFKDLCVKLVYSSSEMHELFPDFAVLAAIALALPLGSVLAEKISRGRELLKRGQSRRAKDEGLSDLMKIAIDGPAISEFNFALAIEYYESMRESGFIMAQVK; encoded by the exons atgGTGCCTCCAGGGAAAAAGCCAGCTGGGGAAACTTCCAATTCCAATAAAAAATGTAAACGCTATTTCAATGAACACTGGAAGGAAGAATTTACCTGGCTGGAGTTTGACTATGAGAGGAAACTCATGTTTTGCATAGAGTGTCGGCAGGCGCTGGTGAAGAACAAGCACGGTAAAGCGGAAAACGCCTTTACCGTGGGCACGGACAACTTCCAGCGCCACGCGCTGCTGCGGCACGTCACCTCCGGGGCGCACCGGCAGGCGCTGGCGGTGAACCGGGAGCAGCTGGCCTTCGAGACCCGTGTCCGCGGCCACCCCGAGCTGCGCTCGGTCATCAAGGTGGAGGTGAACCCCGCGAAGGTGGCCGTCCTCACCACCGTCTACTGGATGGCCAAGGAGGAGATCCCCGATGAGAAGTGCTCCTCCCTGCTCAACTTCCAGAAGTTCAACCTGTGCCAGGCGCTGCTGGCCTCGGAGCACAGCGAGTACTACCACCCCGGCAGCGTCAGGGAGATGCAG GCAGCCATTGCCAAAGTCCTCCACAACGAGGACAGGCACAGGATCAAAGCCTCGCCGTTCATTGGGCTGGTGGTGGACGAGACTGTGGACGTCCTGGAGCACCGCAGCCTCGCCATGTTCACCACCACTGTCTCCCCCTGCAACGGGCAGACctccaccaccttcctgggcagcttTGAGCTGCCCACCGGGGAGGCCTCCACCGTAGCAGGCAAGGTGTGTGAGGTGATGCGCTCCTTCGGCATCCCCACCATGAAGCTCACCTGGCTCAGTGCTGACAGTGCCTCACTGGTGGCTGAGAGGCTGAgtggggtggggacagcacTGACCTCGCTCTGCCCTCTCCTCACTGAGGTGCACTGCTTGTCCCACggcacctccctgctgctggctgagagcATCAGCACCATCGAGTACCTCCAGAAGTATGAGACCACCGTGGATGCTGTGTATAGGCTCTACTCCAGCTTCCAGGGGGAAGGTGATAGCCTCCAGGAGCTGCGGAGAGTCCTGGACCTCTGTGAGATAGACCTTGGGAGTCCCAAAGCCATCCACTGGACTTCTATCTTCCCAGCTGTAGAAGCCATCGACTCCTCGTGGCCCactctggtgctgctgctggagagcgAGGCGGAGCGCTCACCCGTGGCCCGTGGCCTCTGTGAAGAGCTCAAGAAGTTCCAGTTTGTGGCCTTCACCAAGATCCTCCTGGATGTCCTCCCCATTTTCCAGAACCTCAGTCGCTTCTTCCAGATCGAGGACTTTGACCTCTCCATCTTGAAGCCCATAGTCTCAGCCACGGCCACCACGCTGCAGGCCCAGCAGAGCACCAGTGGCCAGAACCTCCAGGAGTTCCTCAGCGAGATGAACAAGCAGCCACAGGACGCCCGGGAGGGCGAGAGCCGCCTCTACTACAAGGGTGTTGAGCTGGCCAACTGCTCCCAAGTGCACCTGAAACACTTTGAGCACCTAAAGGAGAGCTACCTGGAGAGCGTGCGGGGCAACCTGCTGGACAGGTTCCCCAGCAGCGTCCTGGAGGCCATCAGCTCCTTCTCTGCCATCTTCAACCCCAAGTGCTACCCCCAGTCTCTGGAGGACATTGGCAGCTATGGGGTCAGCGAGCTGaatttcctgctgcaggtgtACTCACGGGTGGTGGTGAGCGAGAGGGCCCTGAGCGACTTTCCCCTCTTCAAGCGCATCGTCTTCAGCCTCAGCCAGCTCTCCTTCAAGGACCTCTGTGTCAAGCTGGTCTACAGCAGCTCTGAGATGCATGAGCTCTTCCCAGACTTTGCTGTCCTGGCCGCTATTGCCCTGGCCCTGCCGCTGGGCTCGGTCCTTGCCGAGAAGATCAGCCGGGGCCGGGAGCTGCTGAAGCGCGGCCAGTCGCGCCGTGCGAAGGACGAGGGGCTCTCTGACCTCATGAAGATCGCCATCGACGGGCCAGCCATCAGCGAGTTTAACTTTGCACTGGCCATCGAGTACTATGAGAGCATGAGGGAGTCTGGGTTCATCATGGCACAGGTGAAATGA